A stretch of DNA from Anopheles nili chromosome 2, idAnoNiliSN_F5_01, whole genome shotgun sequence:
AGGAATCACCCGGTTGTCGGTCATCGGTTTGCTAAATTGTGCAAAATTAGCCATCGTCCGATTTTCGCGGTTGAAAACCTGACCGACGCCTAGGATGGCCTTGATCGGTATGCGCCTAATCATGTGATTCGTTCCTAATCGTCCGTGTTTATGGGCTCGTGCGAACGTGAAGATGTTTTCGAGCTGGATTTTTGGTAACAAAAGCAGCAAcccagttttttttaacgtaAACACGCCCAACTCGTGacgggcaaaaacaaaacggaaaatctCAAGTCATCCCGACTATTATCAGCTGATTAGAGGACGGGTTTTAGGCCGTTTGATGGACGACGATGGGCCTACAGCATAATTATAAGCGATACCGGAAATCCCATAGTGCAAGGTAAAGAATGCTTTTAAATGGAAACGTACATACACACTCATGATTCACCCGGCCAGGTGGAAGTTCACCCATGGAATCAGAGATAATACACCTCCAGAAGACAGCCAGGGATTTGCCCGGTGTTTGGTCGCACTCATTGCGTATTGGAAGCTGTCttcagcagtagtagcagcagcaaaacactGACGTCGGGTTTGGTATCACGCACCGATCGCTTCGTTGCAAAGCCTCGCAACGCAGATAAGCACCCCGTTTAAGGTCTCGCTCTAGAACAATCGGGTTGGGCTCGAGGGCGGCCAGACCGCTGAAAGGGCCGCCACGCTTCTTCCTACCTAGATTACTTGCGCTCGTTGCCGGCGTTGCATCTGGTGCGCCAACCGGCCAGATAGCACCCGTGGAGTGGCCAAACCGGTGCAAACCAGTGTCCAGGGCTTGGCCCAGGGCCCAGCGATCGGTGTTACGTTGAACCGGAGGCCTCGAGCGTCGTCGCGACACGGATGCACGGACGCAAGGCACAATGGATGGGTGGTTTGTTGGGCTAAAAATAAACTCTCCCCCTTTGGGGTGTGAAGCGGAACGCATGAGGGGGCACAGAGTGACAGTGTCGCCTGGTCGGAACCGATAGGGCGGCGGATCGAAAATAGGGCCTCCGGACTCGATTCGATTTCCTGCGCGCTGGTCAATGACGACAAAGGCGCCGAGGTGCAGATAAGGCGCGAGTGCTCGAAAAGACGGAAGCAATAAATTTGAGCGGAAAATTAGTCCTCCACGGGGATGGCCAGATGTGGGCCATGTCGCTGGCGACGGGCGAACTCGGTGGCGCAGGCCGTGGCCCTTTTTGTAGGGCGACTTGGGAGGCTAGCGGATCAGATTGCACGTCGGTGGCGCCAAGCTGGTGGCAATGCAATGCTCGGTGAAGTTGACGTACGTAACTACCCAAAAGCTGCACCGTTCAAGTTTGGGCAGTGGATTGAAATGAGAGTCGAATTAAAGTGCATTGAGGGATCGAATCATTTGCCGGTAGAGACAGCAATCGATTTCACATCGCCACGGTTGGGAGGCAAAAACGATTgacaaaattgcaaccgcgCGTTATGTCACGAGAGCTAAGCAAATGCTCGCCAAAGCGACATAACATATGCGTTAAAGATCGCCATTTTGACCGCTGTCAGTCCATCGAAGTAGGCTAATTTCACCGCCATTTTAGGTCGCGGTTTCTTTTCATCGCTCCACGGCGCAAGGTCAAATGGAAAAGGCTTCACCCGGCGCTGGATTCGGTTTTTCACTGCTTTATTaactctgtgtgtgtgtgtggttgttttgAAAATCGCTTTTGCTGCCACTCTTTGCATCATCACGACGAAATATATTTACACCTTACGTCTAAGCACGTGATCCGCGTCCACTAACGGCCGTTgctctcgcttttgctttcttctgaCTCGTCgattggtttttcttttggctgCCGAAACGGTTTTTGGGAGTGCCCAGATGCTGGATTTCATGGAGCACAGTTTTGtacatgttttcattttgcgcTGCTAACTGCGCCctcgtggtttttttgttttcaggcGCAATTTTTAACAACTAAACATTCTAGCCTGCCTAAGGATGCTGGTCGCACCAAACGAACGGTACGCTTGTGCGGTTTTGTGCGGTTGTTTTAGAAACACTCTCGAAAGGTAAGTCGAATTTCGGCGACCAACGCTCCGTGtccgaaaaggacacgaatGCCAACAACTACGCGATCTCGGATACTACGCTACGAATATCACCTATGCTTAATGAACAAAATTAACCCTACGATCTGAAGGACGTCGTCCTTAGTCATCCAACAGCCACAACCGCGTCGGCAGGTTGGTGAAGGCATCGTTCAGGAACTTCCGGAAGAGCTTACCGATGCTCTGGGACGCCGCCGGTCTCATCTCCTGGATCAGCTCGTTCGCGTTCTGGTTGAGGAACTGGTTGATTGCCTCACCTGCGTAAAGGATACATACAGCGCATTGTTAGCAGGACTCTCCTAAACAGCACACTGAAGGCACAACACTTACCGAGTACGTTCTGCGTGTTAGCATGATCCTTCACCTTGAAGCGAGCGTTCTTCATCGTGAAATCGATCGTGATTTTCTCGATGCCCATGAACGACTCTCCATCACGCTCGATGGCCTTACCGTAGATCTTGGCGATGGCGCTGATGTCCGCTGCAAGAGAAAAATCCCCCCAAATGGGTGTCACTTTGGAAGTCTTTGGAGAGCACTCTACGACGTTGGCTTTACTTACAGAACTCCGTCCAGAACTCGCCGAACGAACGCACCGGCAACAGAAGCACGTTTCCGCTGACTTCGTACTTGCCACGTGATTCGACCCGCGGAATCGTGAGGCTCATGTCGATGCGCAGCTTCTTCAGATCACTTCGTACTTCCTTGATGGTGTAGTTACCGGCACCCAACGCCACGATATCCGAGAACAGAGCCTTTATCCTCACGGCACCGGCGTTGTTCTCCATCGCAAGCTCTTCGATGCGCAGCGGTTCTAGTGGCGGTGTCTTAAGCTCAGGCAATCCCAACGCGACATACGGCCGGACGTAGTTGAGCGAGTTCCGGATGCACTTGTTGATTTCCGGGTCATTGCGTCGGCAGGGTCGAATGTACGCGGCTGCACGGGAGAAAAGAAACGCGTGAAAATAAGCGTTAGAATGGCATAACTCGTGCGATCGTGTCATGCCTGTTGCATAGCGGCAGGcgcaaaccgatcgatcgtgtgcAAATCCGCTGAATCGCTCGCCAATTGCGACACGTCATTCCGCGGTGATGTTGACGTTGTAACCGAGTTAATCAGCTTGCCGATAAAAATCGCTCCGCTGCGAAGCTTTATGCAATGTGACGCGCTTTTAGAGCGTAAAACGAATCGAAAGTGGGCCCCCTCCCCACGGATCGTTTCGAGGGCCTCGTACATCCGGGAAATACGCGCGTTCACGGTAGACCGAGGCGGACGAAGGATTTAAGACACCTGGTGAAGCATTTTCGCACCACTCCGGGCGGTGCTATGCAGCGCATGAAGcgaattttcatttccgttcGCTGCAACCGCATTGCCGATCCACCCATCGGTACGGGGTGTTATTTCACCAGCCTGTCGTATTTGCCAACCGCGCGCACCTTGAGCGATGATAAATGATGGTGATAGAATCCGCGCCAGATGTGCGGATGGAGAGCGAACCGTTGCACCACGCGCCATTGTGGTCACCTCACCGTCACAATGGTGGCCTTCTTGAGCTGGTTCGAAGTGGA
This window harbors:
- the LOC128722015 gene encoding protein takeout-like; translation: MQPPMAVRCLLAWSLLLIVTTTAAGLYERPAYIRPCRRNDPEINKCIRNSLNYVRPYVALGLPELKTPPLEPLRIEELAMENNAGAVRIKALFSDIVALGAGNYTIKEVRSDLKKLRIDMSLTIPRVESRGKYEVSGNVLLLPVRSFGEFWTEFSDISAIAKIYGKAIERDGESFMGIEKITIDFTMKNARFKVKDHANTQNVLGEAINQFLNQNANELIQEMRPAASQSIGKLFRKFLNDAFTNLPTRLWLLDD